From a region of the Salinispira pacifica genome:
- the tnpA gene encoding IS66 family insertion sequence element accessory protein TnpA, whose amino-acid sequence MDKKVEKWKAITDQWRESGQTQKEFCRNHEIKLSTLHYWMKRVKNSMTSESPNRDLVHIEPKGRMASSNDIVIEIDRRFRIMVPDRISSERLQAVLAAFR is encoded by the coding sequence ATGGATAAAAAAGTAGAGAAATGGAAGGCTATCACCGATCAATGGCGGGAAAGTGGACAAACCCAAAAGGAGTTCTGCCGAAATCACGAAATCAAGCTTTCAACGCTACATTACTGGATGAAGCGGGTTAAGAATTCCATGACCAGTGAATCTCCAAATCGGGATCTGGTCCACATTGAACCGAAGGGGCGCATGGCTTCTTCCAATGATATAGTAATAGAGATTGATCGAAGGTTTCGCATCATGGTGCCGGATAGAATCTCCTCCGAACGTCTGCAAGCAGTTTTGGCGGCATTCCGGTGA
- a CDS encoding IS5 family transposase (programmed frameshift), which produces MYRTEDKTQLSFEDFYLPFGGKLNPNNRWVQLADLIPWEDLEAEYASQFAIESGQGAPAIRFRTALGALIIKEKLGITDEETVEQIRETPYLQYLIGMQGYQDETPFDPSMMVHFRKRISMDMITHANELIIAEERKKTEDDTEAEKEENPEVENNGKLLIDATCVPGDIRYPTDLSILNESREKLETIIDVLHAKRAKGATKPRTYRQKARKDFLAVIKKRRASKNKMRKAIRKQLGYIRRNLRHIEQLATVVGLNSLSRQQYRNMLVISEVFRQQALMYESKDHRMSGRIVSISQPHIRPIVRGKAGTPVEFGMKISSANIDGYMFIDRCSWDPYNESGDLVMQAEKYRHRYGVYPASIHADQIYRTRDNRNWCKERGIRLSGPPLGRPPKDRGENRERKKLARQDELDRIAVEGTFGRAKRRYSMGRLMTKLAETSESQVAMIMLVMNLEKIRKDLFYVFIIAMLRSRKITKSHFPVVLGYGNMAA; this is translated from the exons GAGGCAAACTGAACCCCAATAACCGCTGGGTTCAGCTTGCTGATTTAATTCCCTGGGAAGATTTAGAAGCAGAATACGCCTCACAGTTTGCTATCGAAAGCGGGCAAGGCGCTCCGGCGATCCGTTTCCGTACAGCATTGGGTGCCCTGATTATAAAGGAAAAATTAGGAATTACAGATGAGGAAACCGTGGAGCAGATTCGTGAGACGCCTTACCTGCAATATCTCATCGGAATGCAGGGGTACCAAGATGAGACTCCTTTTGATCCATCAATGATGGTCCATTTCAGAAAGCGAATCAGCATGGACATGATCACTCACGCAAATGAATTGATTATTGCCGAAGAACGT AAAAAAACTGAAGATGATACGGAAGCTGAAAAAGAAGAAAATCCTGAGGTAGAAAACAACGGAAAGCTTCTGATTGATGCCACCTGCGTACCCGGTGATATTCGATATCCCACCGATCTTTCGATTTTAAACGAGAGCCGGGAAAAACTGGAAACCATCATAGACGTTCTTCACGCAAAACGGGCCAAGGGGGCGACAAAACCCCGAACCTACCGGCAGAAAGCGCGAAAGGATTTTTTGGCGGTCATCAAAAAGCGCAGAGCAAGCAAGAACAAGATGCGCAAGGCAATACGCAAGCAGCTGGGGTACATACGCCGTAATCTCCGGCATATAGAGCAATTAGCGACGGTAGTCGGCTTGAATAGCCTGTCTCGGCAGCAGTACCGGAATATGCTGGTGATCTCGGAAGTCTTTCGCCAGCAGGCACTGATGTATGAATCCAAAGATCATCGAATGTCAGGCCGGATCGTGAGCATATCCCAACCCCATATTCGCCCCATAGTCAGGGGAAAAGCCGGAACCCCGGTTGAGTTCGGCATGAAGATTTCATCCGCCAATATTGACGGGTACATGTTTATCGATCGCTGTTCATGGGATCCATACAACGAGTCTGGTGATTTAGTCATGCAGGCTGAAAAGTACAGGCACAGATATGGCGTGTATCCGGCATCAATACACGCCGATCAGATTTACCGCACCAGGGATAACCGAAATTGGTGCAAGGAACGGGGAATCAGATTATCCGGTCCGCCGCTTGGTCGGCCACCGAAAGATCGTGGTGAAAATCGGGAACGAAAGAAGCTGGCTCGTCAGGATGAGCTGGATAGAATAGCTGTCGAAGGGACATTTGGCAGAGCAAAACGACGGTACTCAATGGGTCGTTTAATGACAAAGCTTGCTGAGACCAGTGAATCGCAGGTGGCCATGATCATGCTGGTGATGAACCTGGAAAAGATTCGGAAGGATCTTTTTTACGTCTTTATCATAGCTATGCTACGCAGCCGAAAAATTACGAAGTCTCATTTCCCCGTGGTATTGGGGTATGGTAATATGGCAGCATAG
- the tnpB gene encoding IS66 family insertion sequence element accessory protein TnpB (TnpB, as the term is used for proteins encoded by IS66 family insertion elements, is considered an accessory protein, since TnpC, encoded by a neighboring gene, is a DDE family transposase.) — MIPDLSQLDIYVRPGVTDMRKQVNGLSEIVEQKMNHLAMSGSLFLFCNRNRRLLKCIWWDRNGFCLWLKRLEKDRFPWPDTEEQAKQITTAQLQMILDGIDFWHAHKAIEYVECN, encoded by the coding sequence GTGATTCCTGATCTGTCCCAACTGGATATTTATGTCCGTCCAGGTGTTACTGATATGCGCAAGCAGGTGAACGGTTTATCGGAAATTGTCGAGCAGAAGATGAACCACTTGGCCATGTCTGGATCCTTGTTTCTGTTCTGCAATCGGAACCGGAGATTACTCAAATGTATCTGGTGGGACCGCAACGGGTTCTGTCTGTGGCTCAAGCGGTTGGAAAAAGACCGCTTTCCCTGGCCGGACACCGAGGAACAGGCAAAGCAGATCACCACAGCCCAACTACAGATGATTCTGGACGGCATTGATTTTTGGCACGCCCATAAGGCAATTGAGTATGTCGAATGTAACTGA